From the genome of Solidesulfovibrio carbinolicus, one region includes:
- a CDS encoding AAA family ATPase has translation MVIDLNLAARQDEPLTAISVAGFKSIAREQTLHFAPLTILAGANSSGKSSMMQPLLLMKQTIEAPYDPGVFLLDGPNVRFTNSNQILSNDSALGDGVFCTSFSTDSGSVFLCYKENNAYSFDVYRVTIKTLSGELTFGPEYIDRESIANFLRKELQMGEDAFQSNEIGVYVFVDRCMSYIDLSPFSKKSPGSVFLPLRWFDLEDVVTDIIHLPGLRGNPERAYKTSGVGTKFSGTFENYVASIINYWQQQHPDNLHSLCRHLEHIGLTSKVSATALDATQVEIKVGRLPGATDADLVNIADVGVGVSQTLPVLVALLAAEPGQIVYIEQPEIHLHPLAQYKLAAVIAEASKRGVLVVIETHSDILIRGVQTLVAKGELDPNIVKLHWFSRSPEDGSTTVTCAELDENGSFGDWPQDFDTTTLLTEKAYLDAVEERLFRNAK, from the coding sequence ATGGTTATTGATCTCAATCTAGCCGCAAGACAGGATGAACCGCTCACGGCCATTTCCGTGGCGGGGTTCAAATCCATTGCTCGTGAGCAGACGCTTCATTTTGCCCCATTGACAATTCTTGCCGGGGCGAACAGCTCGGGAAAATCGAGTATGATGCAGCCATTGCTGCTTATGAAGCAGACAATAGAAGCGCCATATGACCCAGGCGTTTTTTTGCTTGATGGGCCGAATGTTCGATTTACAAATTCAAATCAGATACTTTCAAATGATAGTGCGCTTGGTGATGGAGTTTTTTGTACGAGTTTTTCAACGGATAGCGGCTCTGTTTTCCTGTGTTATAAAGAAAACAATGCATATAGTTTTGATGTTTATAGAGTCACTATAAAAACTCTTTCTGGAGAACTCACTTTTGGTCCTGAGTATATTGACAGAGAGAGTATTGCCAATTTTTTGCGAAAAGAACTTCAGATGGGAGAAGATGCTTTTCAATCAAATGAGATTGGTGTGTATGTTTTTGTAGATAGGTGTATGTCGTATATTGATCTCTCTCCTTTTTCTAAGAAGTCTCCGGGATCAGTATTTTTGCCTTTACGATGGTTTGATCTAGAAGATGTTGTGACTGATATAATCCATCTTCCTGGGCTTCGAGGCAACCCTGAAAGAGCATACAAAACATCCGGCGTTGGCACGAAGTTCTCTGGAACTTTTGAGAATTATGTTGCTAGTATTATTAATTACTGGCAACAACAACACCCCGACAACCTCCATTCCCTCTGCCGCCATCTCGAACATATCGGCCTGACGTCCAAAGTCTCGGCCACGGCCCTGGACGCCACACAGGTCGAAATCAAAGTCGGCCGGCTGCCCGGCGCGACCGACGCCGATCTTGTCAACATCGCCGACGTGGGCGTGGGCGTCTCCCAAACCTTGCCCGTGCTGGTGGCGCTCTTGGCCGCCGAACCCGGGCAGATCGTCTACATCGAACAGCCCGAAATCCACTTGCACCCGCTGGCCCAATACAAGCTCGCCGCCGTCATCGCCGAGGCCAGCAAGCGCGGGGTGCTGGTGGTCATCGAAACTCACTCCGACATCCTCATACGCGGCGTGCAAACCCTGGTCGCCAAAGGCGAGCTTGACCCGAACATCGTCAAGCTCCACTGGTTCTCCCGCAGCCCCGAGGACGGCTCCACCACCGTCACCTGCGCCGAACTCGACGAGAACGGCTCTTTTGGCGATTGGCCCCAAGACTTCGACACCACCACGCTGCTGACGGAAAAAGCCTATCTGGACGCCGTGGAAGAACGCCTGTTCCGCAATGCGAAGTAG
- a CDS encoding nitroreductase family protein, giving the protein MDFKDVMTARRAINFFDTKADVPKDTLDALLETAARSPSSFNLQPWRVAVLRDPAQKAKLRALAWDQPKVTEAPVILLFLADREAWKMYSPSFERQFSYLMQSGAYTPEQRGEFAGATESLYGATPDKTLAFAVKNTAFFAMSFMYAAADAGYATHPMDGFDHDAVKAAFGVPDQFWIPLIMAVGRLRPGVAVAPPKWRFAAQDILFTLPET; this is encoded by the coding sequence ATGGATTTTAAAGACGTCATGACGGCCCGCCGGGCCATCAATTTCTTCGACACCAAGGCCGACGTGCCCAAGGATACCCTGGACGCGCTGCTGGAAACCGCCGCCCGCTCGCCGTCGAGCTTCAATCTCCAGCCCTGGCGGGTGGCCGTGCTGCGCGATCCTGCCCAGAAAGCCAAGCTGCGCGCCCTGGCCTGGGACCAGCCCAAGGTCACCGAAGCCCCGGTCATCTTGCTCTTTCTGGCCGACCGGGAGGCCTGGAAGATGTATTCGCCGTCCTTCGAGCGCCAGTTCTCGTACCTGATGCAGTCCGGGGCCTACACGCCCGAGCAGCGCGGCGAATTCGCCGGGGCCACGGAAAGCCTCTACGGCGCGACGCCGGACAAGACCCTGGCCTTTGCCGTCAAGAACACGGCCTTTTTCGCCATGTCCTTCATGTACGCCGCCGCCGACGCCGGTTATGCCACCCATCCCATGGACGGCTTCGATCACGACGCGGTCAAGGCGGCCTTCGGCGTGCCTGACCAGTTTTGGATTCCGCTCATCATGGCCGTGGGCCGGCTGCGCCCCGGCGTCGCCGTGGCCCCGCCCAAGTGGCGGTTTGCGGCCCAGGATATCCTTTTCACGCTCCCGGAAACCTAA
- a CDS encoding sensor histidine kinase: MKLPRYFQTRSVGGAVLMTLVCVNTLLLAVFGCIDYYGERQRLEDELRYDLRVVAEQLSANMAEPLWFLESGNLARLLDAAMKNDRLAAVVVYEADDGDFLAGRSRDRGWRNSAVTARPALDNVIIDSRPIYFGDALVGAVEVQMTRRYMDDALKQTLWRVILRILALNAALAAALVLVLRRQIIRPLARLERYAAEAARRGETAVRPEGLRGELGSLSAAMQDMVRQLTAAQDKYRDIFENATEGIFQTTFDGRLLAANAALARMIGYATPQEAMASITDLSRELYQDPNDRARLLEQLLAEGAVAGFQTRFMRRDKQTIWVLVNIRLVRDADGQPLYNEGTVVDVTARVRAERRLEILNRHLREAVKERTGRLAVKAAELEAANERLQELDRLKSGFLATVSHDLRTPLTSIMGFAKLISRDFNKFFAPFAPGHERLTRQAERITANLGIIENEGERLTRLINDFLDLSKIESGRAQWRDAEVDVSAALSRAANAVSADFAAKPEVRFTMALEGGLPPLFIDPDRLTQVLVNLLGNAAKFTDQGEVKLAASAADGLLRVVVTDTGHGIPRESLEKIFDKFHQAQLGDTVEEHGRRQGTGLGLAICRQIVEHYKGRVWAESELGRGSTFILELPLAGPPAAEDGQDQPA; the protein is encoded by the coding sequence ATGAAACTTCCCCGGTACTTCCAGACCCGCTCTGTGGGCGGCGCGGTGCTCATGACGCTGGTATGCGTCAACACGCTGCTGTTGGCCGTCTTCGGCTGCATCGACTATTATGGGGAAAGACAGCGGCTGGAAGACGAATTACGTTACGATCTCCGGGTCGTTGCCGAACAATTGTCGGCCAACATGGCCGAACCCCTGTGGTTCCTGGAGTCTGGCAACCTCGCCCGGCTGTTGGACGCGGCCATGAAAAACGACCGGTTGGCCGCCGTGGTGGTCTATGAAGCGGACGACGGCGATTTTCTGGCCGGGCGCAGCCGCGACCGGGGCTGGCGCAACTCGGCCGTGACGGCCAGGCCGGCCCTGGACAACGTCATCATCGACAGCCGGCCGATCTATTTCGGCGACGCCTTGGTCGGCGCCGTCGAGGTCCAGATGACCCGGCGCTATATGGATGACGCCCTCAAGCAGACGCTTTGGCGTGTGATCCTGCGCATCCTGGCCTTAAACGCCGCCCTGGCCGCCGCCCTGGTCTTGGTGCTGCGCCGCCAGATCATCCGCCCCCTGGCCCGTCTGGAACGCTACGCCGCCGAAGCCGCCCGGCGCGGCGAGACGGCCGTGCGCCCCGAGGGGCTTCGCGGCGAACTCGGCAGCCTGTCCGCCGCCATGCAGGACATGGTCCGCCAACTCACCGCCGCCCAGGACAAGTACCGGGACATCTTTGAAAACGCCACCGAAGGCATCTTCCAGACCACCTTTGACGGCCGGCTCCTGGCCGCCAACGCCGCCCTGGCCCGCATGATCGGCTACGCCACGCCCCAGGAGGCCATGGCCTCGATCACCGATCTTTCCCGGGAGCTGTACCAGGACCCCAATGACCGCGCCCGGCTCCTTGAGCAACTCCTGGCCGAAGGCGCGGTGGCCGGTTTCCAAACGCGGTTCATGCGCCGCGACAAGCAGACCATCTGGGTGCTGGTCAACATCAGGCTGGTGCGCGACGCCGACGGGCAGCCGCTGTATAATGAAGGCACGGTGGTGGACGTCACGGCCCGGGTGCGGGCCGAGCGGCGGTTGGAAATCCTCAATCGCCATCTGCGCGAGGCCGTCAAGGAACGCACCGGACGTCTGGCCGTCAAGGCCGCCGAACTGGAAGCGGCCAACGAGCGTCTGCAAGAGCTCGACCGGCTCAAATCCGGCTTCCTGGCCACGGTCTCCCACGACCTGCGCACCCCGCTGACCTCGATCATGGGCTTCGCCAAGCTCATTTCCAGGGATTTCAACAAATTCTTCGCCCCCTTCGCCCCGGGCCACGAGCGACTGACCCGGCAGGCCGAGCGCATCACCGCCAATCTCGGCATCATCGAAAACGAAGGCGAACGCCTCACGCGGCTTATTAATGACTTCCTCGACCTGTCCAAGATCGAGTCCGGCCGCGCCCAGTGGCGCGACGCCGAAGTGGACGTCTCGGCCGCCCTGTCCCGGGCGGCCAATGCCGTGAGCGCCGATTTCGCGGCCAAGCCCGAGGTGCGCTTCACCATGGCCCTCGAAGGCGGCTTGCCGCCGCTTTTCATCGACCCCGACCGGCTGACCCAGGTGCTGGTGAACCTGCTTGGCAACGCGGCCAAGTTCACCGACCAGGGCGAGGTCAAGCTTGCCGCCTCCGCCGCAGACGGCCTGTTGCGGGTGGTGGTCACGGACACGGGACATGGCATCCCCAGGGAGTCGCTGGAAAAGATCTTCGACAAATTCCATCAAGCGCAACTCGGCGACACCGTGGAGGAACACGGCCGCCGCCAGGGTACGGGCCTGGGGCTGGCCATCTGCCGCCAGATCGTCGAGCACTACAAGGGCCGGGTCTGGGCCGAATCCGAGCTTGGGCGCGGCAGCACGTTTATTTTGGAACTGCCCTTGGCCGGACCGCCAGCCGCCGAGGACGGCCAGGACCAGCCGGCCTGA
- a CDS encoding YceI family protein has protein sequence MSYCRTIVAFALAVLALTAMPASAQAGTAADFLLLAAAEAPAPTDAPAAPAKPEAKPEAGPVVDGATLDSAHTSATFWIRHIVAPVAGRFDAVSGVVAIPPRKPGDGRVAFTVKTDSVDTGVAARDKHLRTADFLDTAVYPEMRFESSRIVSAGTRLARVTGKLTIKDVTREVTIPVRLLGTKPHPMMPCVDVTGYEAQFAINRLEYHVGTGKFFKMGAVGDATDIRIAGETLAARPGCVQPAKTDE, from the coding sequence ATGTCGTATTGTCGCACCATCGTTGCCTTTGCCCTGGCCGTCCTGGCGCTGACGGCCATGCCTGCCTCGGCCCAGGCCGGCACGGCCGCCGACTTCCTGTTGCTGGCCGCTGCCGAGGCTCCGGCCCCGACCGACGCGCCAGCCGCCCCGGCCAAGCCCGAAGCCAAACCCGAAGCCGGGCCGGTGGTGGACGGCGCGACCCTGGACAGCGCCCACACCTCGGCCACCTTCTGGATACGCCACATCGTGGCCCCGGTGGCCGGCCGGTTTGACGCCGTGTCCGGCGTCGTCGCCATCCCGCCGCGCAAGCCGGGCGACGGGCGCGTCGCTTTTACCGTCAAGACCGACAGCGTGGACACGGGCGTGGCCGCCCGGGACAAGCATCTGCGCACGGCGGATTTCCTGGATACGGCCGTTTACCCGGAAATGCGGTTTGAAAGCAGCCGCATTGTCTCGGCCGGCACGCGGCTGGCCCGGGTCACGGGCAAGCTGACCATCAAGGACGTGACCAGGGAGGTGACCATTCCGGTGCGCCTGCTCGGGACCAAGCCCCACCCCATGATGCCCTGCGTGGACGTCACCGGCTACGAGGCCCAGTTCGCCATCAACCGTCTGGAGTATCATGTGGGCACGGGCAAGTTCTTCAAGATGGGCGCGGTGGGGGACGCCACGGACATCCGCATCGCCGGCGAGACCCTGGCCGCCCGGCCGGGCTGCGTCCAGCCGGCCAAGACCGACGAGTAA
- a CDS encoding SurA N-terminal domain-containing protein, producing MLDPMRKYAQSWGIKIVFGLIIIVFVFWGVGNFNGDRATVLATVNDQPILIKDYEKQYQENLRLVKNKNPNVTDKDLQDGGFRWQVFTNMVTTKLLEDQAKTLGIAVTADELRAEIAKIPAFQNESKQFDAKRYENLLKANDVSPGEFEADFRQQLLLEKLAAFVGLPAQVAESEARSIFDFMREQAIIKYIPFAAADFAKGVTISDEQIAKYYEARKDEFATPAQVKIDFVEFTPKAMAKPAEISDTDIEADYKANQKKYERPEQVRVRHILMMLPPDAPQEVVDAAEKRLKAMADDVRKGKDFATLIPKDPTNSDGIIGEDWAWLPKGSLPKEFAPFEEKAFALKKDEVSDPVRTSLGLHLIQGGEKQASGQRALAEVKDEIRADLAEQRAADKLTKSLDVIQEKLSSGEPLEAAVAAEKLAVKTSAFFAKDAPPAELGLSEPAVEAIFALKKGQTADAPLSTQDGFVVVRAAEVKEPGFEPLDAVKDVIKGRLIDEEALKLAKAKAEETAKAMETEDGLKKVLADYKDKIQTSAPFTRQGFIPGLGMSPVLAQTAFEAKGPGWFKTAFGVSGAYVVAGLDKTVPADLSLWDKEKERWLATLTQSKQTELFRAYLQTLQEAARVEIVNDAILGPRPAQGGGGKTVQLQ from the coding sequence ATGCTTGATCCCATGCGGAAATATGCCCAATCCTGGGGCATCAAGATCGTCTTCGGTCTTATCATCATTGTCTTCGTCTTTTGGGGCGTGGGCAATTTCAACGGCGACAGGGCCACGGTCCTGGCCACGGTGAACGACCAGCCGATCCTGATCAAGGACTACGAAAAGCAGTACCAGGAGAATTTACGCCTGGTCAAAAACAAGAATCCCAACGTCACGGACAAGGATTTGCAGGACGGCGGCTTCCGCTGGCAGGTATTCACCAACATGGTGACCACCAAGCTGCTGGAAGACCAGGCCAAGACCCTGGGCATCGCCGTGACCGCCGACGAACTGCGCGCCGAGATCGCCAAGATTCCGGCCTTCCAAAACGAGTCCAAGCAGTTCGACGCCAAGCGCTACGAGAATCTGCTCAAGGCCAACGACGTCAGCCCCGGCGAGTTCGAGGCCGATTTCCGCCAGCAGCTGCTGCTGGAAAAGCTGGCCGCCTTTGTCGGCCTGCCGGCCCAGGTGGCCGAGTCCGAGGCCCGGTCCATCTTCGACTTCATGCGCGAACAGGCCATCATCAAGTACATTCCCTTTGCCGCCGCCGACTTCGCCAAGGGCGTGACCATCTCCGACGAGCAGATCGCCAAGTATTACGAGGCGCGCAAGGACGAGTTCGCCACCCCGGCCCAGGTCAAGATCGACTTTGTGGAATTTACGCCCAAGGCCATGGCCAAGCCGGCCGAGATCAGCGACACCGACATCGAGGCCGACTACAAGGCCAACCAGAAGAAGTACGAGCGCCCCGAACAAGTGCGCGTGCGCCACATCCTCATGATGCTGCCCCCCGACGCTCCCCAGGAAGTGGTGGACGCGGCCGAGAAGCGCCTGAAGGCCATGGCCGACGACGTGCGCAAGGGCAAGGACTTCGCCACGCTCATTCCCAAGGACCCGACCAATTCCGACGGCATCATCGGCGAGGACTGGGCCTGGTTGCCCAAGGGCAGCCTGCCCAAGGAGTTCGCGCCCTTCGAGGAAAAGGCCTTTGCGCTCAAAAAGGATGAAGTCAGCGACCCGGTGCGTACGAGCCTGGGCCTGCACCTCATCCAGGGCGGCGAGAAGCAGGCCTCCGGCCAGCGCGCCCTGGCCGAGGTCAAGGACGAAATCCGGGCCGATCTGGCCGAGCAGCGCGCCGCCGACAAGCTGACCAAGTCCCTGGACGTGATCCAGGAAAAGCTGTCCTCGGGCGAACCCCTGGAGGCCGCCGTGGCCGCCGAGAAGCTGGCCGTCAAGACCTCGGCCTTCTTCGCCAAGGACGCCCCCCCGGCTGAGCTGGGCCTGTCCGAGCCGGCCGTGGAAGCTATCTTCGCCCTCAAGAAAGGCCAGACCGCCGACGCGCCCCTGTCCACCCAGGACGGCTTCGTGGTGGTGCGGGCCGCCGAGGTCAAGGAGCCTGGGTTCGAGCCACTGGACGCCGTCAAGGACGTCATCAAGGGCCGCCTGATCGATGAAGAGGCCCTGAAGCTGGCCAAGGCCAAGGCCGAGGAAACGGCCAAGGCCATGGAGACCGAGGACGGCCTCAAAAAGGTCCTGGCCGACTACAAGGACAAAATCCAGACCTCCGCGCCGTTCACCCGCCAGGGCTTCATCCCCGGCCTTGGCATGTCGCCGGTGCTGGCCCAGACGGCCTTCGAGGCCAAGGGGCCGGGCTGGTTCAAGACGGCCTTTGGCGTGTCCGGGGCCTATGTCGTCGCCGGCCTGGACAAGACCGTGCCGGCCGACCTTTCACTTTGGGACAAGGAAAAGGAACGCTGGCTGGCCACGCTGACCCAATCCAAACAGACCGAGCTCTTCCGCGCCTACCTGCAGACCCTGCAGGAAGCCGCCCGGGTGGAGATCGTCAACGACGCCATCCTGGGGCCGCGTCCGGCCCAGGGCGGCGGCGGCAAGACCGTCCAGCTCCAGTAG
- a CDS encoding YifB family Mg chelatase-like AAA ATPase: MSLSSIRTAALLGVEAYPVSLEVDLSRQGMPSFSMVGLAEGAVRESKERVLAALRNAGLKLPPARITVNLAPADMRKEGSAYDLPLAMALLAATGAFSPEATAGYFMAGELSLTGELRPVPGVLPLAALARRLGARGLIAPAANAAEAAVVEGLDVFAPATLLEALHFFTGEENLSPVAPKPFAPAAPGLEGLLDFSEVKGQDHAKRAVEIAAAGGHNLLFIGPPGSGKTMLAKRLPTVLPPLSFEEALEVTTIYSVSGRLDGEGLLTLRPFRSPHHTISDAGLIGGGSYPRPGEVSMAHRGVLFLDELPEFKKSVLEVLRQPLEDGKVTIARAAVSLSYPADVMLVCAMNPCPCGYLGDERHACTCGEAEVRRYRSRLSGPLLDRIDLQVEVPAVPYKELRAEASPTTSATMRERVLAAREVQSARYAGLPFTVNGRLSGRHLSVHCRLSEEGHGFMEGAVRRLGLSARSHTRVLRIARTIADLDGEAGLRVEHLAEAVNLRGLDRQRAV; the protein is encoded by the coding sequence ATGAGCCTTTCCTCTATCCGCACGGCCGCGCTGCTTGGCGTCGAGGCCTACCCCGTGTCCCTGGAAGTCGATCTGTCGCGCCAGGGGATGCCGTCGTTTTCCATGGTCGGCCTGGCCGAGGGCGCGGTGCGCGAGAGCAAGGAGCGGGTGCTGGCCGCGCTGCGAAACGCCGGACTCAAACTCCCGCCGGCCCGCATCACGGTCAACCTGGCCCCGGCCGATATGCGCAAGGAAGGTTCGGCCTACGACCTGCCCCTGGCCATGGCGCTTCTGGCCGCAACCGGCGCGTTTTCCCCGGAGGCCACGGCCGGCTATTTCATGGCCGGCGAGCTGTCGCTGACCGGCGAACTGCGGCCCGTGCCCGGGGTGTTGCCCCTGGCCGCCCTGGCCCGTCGGCTGGGGGCGCGGGGGCTTATCGCGCCGGCGGCCAACGCCGCCGAGGCGGCGGTGGTGGAGGGCCTGGACGTCTTTGCCCCGGCCACGCTTCTGGAAGCCCTGCATTTTTTCACTGGCGAGGAGAACCTGTCGCCAGTGGCTCCCAAGCCGTTTGCCCCGGCCGCGCCCGGCCTGGAGGGGCTGCTGGATTTCAGCGAGGTCAAGGGCCAGGACCATGCCAAGCGGGCGGTGGAGATTGCGGCGGCCGGCGGCCACAACCTGCTCTTTATCGGCCCGCCCGGCTCGGGCAAGACCATGCTGGCCAAGCGCCTGCCCACGGTGCTGCCGCCGCTGTCCTTCGAGGAGGCCCTGGAGGTCACGACCATCTATTCGGTGTCCGGTCGCCTGGACGGCGAGGGGCTTTTGACCCTGCGCCCGTTTCGCAGCCCCCACCATACCATTTCCGACGCCGGGCTCATTGGCGGCGGCTCCTACCCCCGGCCCGGCGAGGTGTCCATGGCCCACCGGGGGGTGCTGTTTCTGGATGAGCTGCCGGAATTCAAGAAGTCGGTGCTGGAAGTGCTGCGCCAGCCCCTGGAAGACGGCAAGGTGACCATCGCCCGGGCGGCGGTGTCGCTGTCCTACCCGGCCGACGTGATGCTGGTGTGTGCCATGAATCCTTGCCCCTGCGGCTATCTGGGCGACGAGCGCCATGCCTGCACCTGCGGCGAGGCCGAGGTGCGGCGCTACCGGTCGCGGCTGTCCGGGCCGCTTTTGGATCGCATCGATTTGCAGGTGGAAGTGCCGGCGGTGCCGTACAAGGAGCTGCGGGCCGAGGCCTCGCCCACGACCTCGGCCACCATGCGGGAGCGGGTGCTGGCCGCCCGCGAGGTGCAGTCGGCGCGCTACGCCGGGTTGCCCTTTACGGTCAACGGCCGGCTGTCCGGGCGGCATCTCTCGGTCCATTGCCGGCTGTCGGAAGAGGGGCACGGCTTCATGGAGGGCGCGGTGCGGCGTCTGGGGTTGTCGGCCCGGTCGCATACCCGGGTGCTGCGCATCGCGCGCACCATCGCCGACCTCGACGGCGAAGCCGGGCTTCGAGTGGAGCACCTGGCCGAAGCGGTCAATCTGCGGGGCCTGGACCGGCAGCGGGCAGTGTAA
- a CDS encoding aconitate hydratase — protein MALNVTQKIIKDHLVSGEMIPGGEIALRIDQTLTQDATGTMAYLQFEAIGLPRVRTELSVSYVDHNTLQMGFRNPDDHAYLRTVAAKYGITFSPAGTGICHQLHLENFAKPGKTLVGSDSHTPTAGGVGSMAMGAGGLSVALAMAGEPYVIAMPKVVKIHLTGKLPGWATGKDVILHLLGKLTVKGGVGKVMEYAGPGVATLSVPERAVITNMGAELGATTSIFPSDEVTKAFFTAMGRPEDYAPLTADPDAAYDEVVEIDLSALEPLAAAPHMPDRMVRIADLDGMKVDQVCIGSCTNSSYADLKAVAQILAGKRIDPTTDLLISPGSKQVLKMLAAEGLIDPLLDAGARLLECSCGPCIGMGGSPTSAGVSARTFNRNFEGRSGTQDGQVYLVSPQTAAMAALRGAFTDPATWGEAPQKAEFPAEVPSIRHLFLTPPADGADVAIQRGPNIAPLPPFGALPATIEAPVALKVGDDITTDHILPAGAQITALRSNIPAISEYIFSRVDADFVSRIKKLGKGVILGGENYGQGSSREHAALGPRYLGVAAVVAKSLARIHRANLVNFGILPLLLVDKADYDRIPAGADIRLETAAIAPGQPCPMTVAGVGEVMVVNDLTAKELDIIKAGGLLNQARKAQA, from the coding sequence ATGGCCCTCAACGTGACCCAGAAGATCATCAAGGACCACCTTGTTTCCGGCGAGATGATCCCGGGCGGCGAGATCGCGCTGCGCATCGACCAGACGCTGACCCAGGACGCCACCGGCACCATGGCCTATCTCCAGTTCGAGGCCATCGGGCTGCCCCGGGTGCGCACCGAACTGTCCGTGAGCTATGTGGACCACAACACCCTGCAAATGGGTTTCCGCAACCCCGACGACCACGCCTACCTGCGCACCGTGGCCGCCAAGTACGGCATCACCTTCTCCCCGGCCGGCACCGGCATCTGCCACCAGCTGCACCTGGAGAATTTCGCCAAACCGGGCAAGACCCTGGTCGGCTCCGACTCCCACACCCCCACGGCCGGCGGCGTCGGGTCCATGGCCATGGGCGCCGGCGGCCTGTCGGTTGCCCTGGCCATGGCCGGCGAACCCTACGTCATCGCCATGCCCAAGGTGGTCAAGATCCACCTGACCGGCAAACTTCCGGGCTGGGCCACGGGCAAGGACGTCATCCTGCATCTTTTGGGCAAGCTCACCGTCAAGGGCGGCGTGGGCAAGGTCATGGAATACGCCGGGCCTGGCGTGGCCACCCTGTCCGTGCCCGAACGCGCCGTCATCACCAACATGGGCGCGGAACTCGGGGCCACCACCTCGATCTTCCCGTCCGACGAAGTCACCAAGGCCTTTTTCACGGCCATGGGCCGGCCCGAGGACTACGCGCCGCTCACCGCCGACCCCGACGCCGCCTATGACGAAGTGGTGGAGATCGACCTGTCCGCCCTGGAGCCCCTGGCCGCCGCGCCCCACATGCCCGACCGCATGGTGCGCATCGCCGACCTCGACGGCATGAAGGTCGATCAGGTCTGCATCGGCTCGTGCACCAACTCCTCCTACGCCGACCTCAAGGCCGTGGCCCAGATCCTGGCCGGCAAGCGCATTGATCCGACCACGGACCTGCTCATCTCCCCGGGCTCCAAGCAGGTGCTCAAGATGCTGGCCGCCGAGGGCCTCATTGATCCGCTGCTGGACGCCGGCGCGCGCTTGCTCGAGTGTTCCTGCGGTCCGTGCATCGGCATGGGCGGCTCGCCCACTTCGGCCGGCGTCTCGGCCCGCACCTTTAACCGCAACTTCGAAGGCCGCTCCGGCACCCAGGACGGCCAGGTCTATCTGGTCAGCCCGCAAACGGCGGCCATGGCCGCCCTGCGCGGGGCCTTCACCGACCCGGCCACCTGGGGCGAGGCCCCGCAAAAGGCCGAGTTCCCGGCCGAGGTCCCCAGCATCCGCCACCTGTTCCTGACGCCTCCGGCCGACGGCGCGGACGTGGCCATCCAGCGCGGCCCCAACATCGCCCCGCTGCCGCCCTTTGGGGCGCTGCCGGCCACCATCGAGGCTCCCGTGGCCCTCAAGGTCGGCGACGACATCACCACCGACCACATCCTGCCGGCCGGGGCCCAGATCACGGCCCTGCGCTCCAACATCCCGGCCATCAGCGAATACATCTTCAGCCGGGTGGACGCCGACTTCGTGTCGCGCATCAAAAAGCTCGGCAAGGGCGTGATCCTTGGCGGCGAGAACTACGGCCAGGGCTCCAGCCGCGAACACGCCGCCCTTGGCCCCCGCTACCTGGGCGTGGCCGCCGTGGTGGCCAAATCCCTGGCCCGCATCCACCGGGCCAACCTGGTCAACTTCGGCATCCTGCCGCTTCTGCTCGTGGACAAGGCCGACTACGACCGCATCCCGGCCGGAGCCGACATCCGCCTCGAAACCGCCGCCATCGCCCCGGGCCAGCCCTGTCCCATGACCGTGGCCGGCGTGGGCGAAGTCATGGTCGTTAACGACCTGACCGCCAAGGAACTCGACATCATCAAAGCCGGCGGCCTGCTCAACCAGGCGCGCAAGGCCCAAGCTTAA